The Bacteroides acidifaciens genome includes a region encoding these proteins:
- a CDS encoding RNA polymerase sigma-70 factor has product MIDNSNQVEERFSAFYYANFSKIRKYAYRLLKSECDAEDVAQEVFIKLWEQQEIWVSNERKLDSYLLVMTRNIALNILKHQRIKQEYRERFIQEFPFYEQANNDNFWADIYRREILQNIFIMLETVPERRRSIFKLSRFKGKSHREIANKLNISVHTVERQIYLTQLKLREVFLLI; this is encoded by the coding sequence ATGATAGATAACAGTAACCAAGTAGAAGAAAGATTTTCAGCGTTTTATTATGCAAACTTTTCGAAAATAAGAAAATATGCATACAGATTGTTGAAATCAGAGTGTGATGCAGAAGATGTGGCACAGGAAGTATTTATCAAGCTTTGGGAACAACAGGAAATCTGGGTGAGCAATGAGCGGAAACTAGACTCTTATCTTTTGGTTATGACTAGAAATATAGCTTTAAACATTCTTAAGCATCAGCGGATAAAACAGGAATATAGAGAGCGTTTTATACAGGAGTTTCCATTCTATGAACAGGCAAATAATGATAATTTCTGGGCGGACATATACCGTCGGGAAATACTGCAAAACATCTTTATAATGTTGGAAACTGTTCCTGAACGTAGAAGGAGCATATTTAAACTCAGCCGTTTTAAAGGCAAAAGCCATAGAGAGATAGCCAACAAACTGAATATATCTGTTCATACGGTAGAACGGCAAATATATTTAACGCAGCTAAAGCTAAGGGAAGTATTCTTGCTCATTTAG